One window from the genome of Breoghania sp. L-A4 encodes:
- a CDS encoding DsbA family oxidoreductase — MTRQTITVDVVSDVMCPWCYIGKRRLEKAIGLINDLDVTVHWRPFQLDPTLPREGKDRETYLNEKFGGPERAAGIYSNIRQAGETEDLDFQFDKIEVSPNTLDCHRLIRWAKTPETQEAVVERLFKAYFIDGENLSDDEVLVRIAQEAGMDGERVRESLRQEADMVATRSEIQQAQQIGVTGVPCFIIDNKYAVMGAEAASTLADAIRQAANERAGS; from the coding sequence ATGACCAGGCAGACAATCACCGTGGATGTTGTGTCCGATGTCATGTGTCCGTGGTGCTATATCGGCAAACGGCGGCTTGAGAAGGCCATCGGCCTGATCAACGATCTCGACGTCACCGTGCACTGGCGGCCATTCCAGCTCGACCCGACCCTGCCGCGCGAGGGCAAGGACCGGGAGACCTATCTGAACGAGAAATTCGGCGGGCCGGAGCGCGCGGCGGGCATCTATTCCAACATCCGCCAGGCGGGAGAGACGGAAGACCTCGATTTTCAATTCGACAAGATCGAGGTCTCGCCCAACACGCTGGACTGCCACCGGCTGATCCGCTGGGCCAAGACGCCCGAGACGCAGGAGGCCGTGGTCGAGCGGCTGTTCAAGGCCTATTTCATCGACGGAGAGAACCTGTCGGACGACGAGGTCCTGGTCAGGATCGCGCAGGAAGCCGGCATGGACGGAGAGCGGGTGCGCGAGTCGCTGCGCCAGGAGGCCGACATGGTGGCGACCCGGTCGGAGATCCAGCAGGCGCAGCAGATCGGCGTCACGGGCGTGCCCTGCTTCATCATCGACAACAAATACGCGGTGATGGGCGCGGAGGCCGCCAGCACGCTGGCCGACGCCATCCGCCAGGCCGCGAACGAGCGCGCCGGCTCCTGA
- a CDS encoding LysE family translocator, which translates to MSLESWLAFTAACVVLTLIPGPSVLLVVSQAVVRGKAAALMCILGDVLGGVVLMALSFLGVGAVLAASALLFQVVKWAGVLYLAYLGCRQILDARNGAGAVVTGSAPEPFTPSSWMSFWAGAVTAVLNPKAIMFYLAFLAQFVDLERSIALQVAIMTATSSAVVVVFLGFYALIATRARRMFHSPAAHKRIGYTGGACMLGGSVVMAATR; encoded by the coding sequence ATGTCGCTTGAATCCTGGCTCGCATTCACCGCCGCCTGCGTCGTCCTCACCCTGATCCCCGGTCCGAGCGTGTTGCTCGTCGTCAGTCAGGCCGTGGTCCGGGGAAAGGCGGCCGCCTTGATGTGCATTCTGGGGGATGTGCTCGGCGGTGTTGTCCTGATGGCGCTGTCGTTTCTCGGGGTGGGCGCCGTGCTCGCCGCGTCGGCGTTGCTGTTCCAGGTGGTGAAATGGGCCGGCGTTCTCTACCTCGCTTATCTGGGCTGCCGCCAGATTCTCGATGCAAGGAACGGCGCCGGTGCCGTCGTGACTGGAAGCGCGCCGGAGCCGTTCACGCCGTCTTCCTGGATGAGCTTCTGGGCGGGGGCGGTCACCGCGGTTCTCAATCCCAAGGCGATCATGTTCTATCTGGCCTTTCTGGCGCAGTTCGTCGATCTCGAACGCAGCATCGCCCTCCAGGTCGCAATCATGACCGCCACATCCTCCGCCGTGGTGGTTGTCTTTCTCGGATTTTACGCGCTGATCGCCACGCGCGCCCGGCGGATGTTTCATAGCCCGGCGGCGCACAAGCGGATCGGATACACCGGCGGCGCCTGCATGCTCGGCGGCAGCGTCGTCATGGCGGCGACGCGGTAG
- the eno gene encoding phosphopyruvate hydratase produces the protein MTAIIDIVGREILDSRGNPTVEVDVLLEDGSKGRAAVPSGASTGAHEAVELRDGGPRYLGKGVQNAVDAVNGEIFEAIGGMDAEEQILIDETMIELDGTENKARLGANAILGVSMAVAKAAADACGLPLYRYVGGPGARLLPVPMMNIINGGAHADNPIDFQEFMIMPVGAANLADAVRMGAEVFHTLKKALSDAGHNTNVGDEGGFAPGLASTDDAIGFVMKAIETAGYKPGEDMFLALDAASTEFFKDGKYHLDGEGKVLAPQEMAAYLGDLVARYPIISVEDGMAEDDWDGWKALTEIAGDRCQLVGDDLFVTNTARLRRGIGMGVANSILVKVNQIGTLTETLDAVETAHKAGYTAVMSHRSGETEDATIADLAVATNCGQIKTGSLARSDRLAKYNQLIRIEQDLGPQARYAGASILRG, from the coding sequence ATGACCGCCATCATCGATATCGTTGGCCGTGAAATTCTCGACAGCCGTGGCAACCCGACCGTTGAGGTCGATGTGCTTCTGGAGGATGGCTCCAAGGGCCGTGCTGCGGTGCCCTCGGGCGCCTCCACCGGCGCGCACGAGGCTGTGGAACTGCGCGACGGTGGCCCGCGCTATCTCGGCAAGGGCGTCCAGAACGCGGTTGACGCGGTCAACGGCGAGATCTTCGAGGCCATCGGCGGCATGGATGCCGAAGAGCAGATCCTCATCGACGAGACGATGATCGAGCTCGACGGCACGGAGAACAAGGCGCGTCTCGGCGCCAACGCGATCCTCGGTGTGTCCATGGCGGTCGCCAAGGCCGCGGCCGATGCCTGCGGCTTGCCGCTCTACCGCTATGTCGGCGGCCCCGGCGCTCGCCTGCTGCCCGTGCCGATGATGAACATCATCAACGGCGGCGCGCATGCCGATAATCCGATCGATTTCCAGGAATTCATGATCATGCCGGTGGGCGCGGCCAATCTCGCCGACGCCGTGCGCATGGGCGCGGAGGTCTTCCACACGCTGAAAAAGGCGCTGTCGGATGCCGGCCACAACACCAATGTGGGCGACGAAGGCGGTTTCGCGCCGGGCCTGGCTTCCACCGACGACGCCATCGGCTTCGTGATGAAGGCGATCGAGACGGCGGGCTACAAGCCGGGCGAGGACATGTTCCTGGCGCTCGACGCGGCCTCCACCGAATTCTTCAAGGACGGCAAGTATCATCTCGACGGTGAGGGCAAGGTGCTCGCGCCCCAGGAAATGGCCGCCTATCTCGGCGATCTCGTGGCGCGCTATCCGATCATCTCGGTTGAGGACGGCATGGCCGAGGACGACTGGGACGGCTGGAAGGCGCTCACGGAAATCGCCGGCGACAGGTGCCAGCTCGTGGGAGACGATCTTTTCGTCACCAACACCGCGCGCCTGCGCCGCGGTATCGGCATGGGCGTCGCCAACTCGATCCTGGTGAAGGTCAACCAGATCGGCACGCTGACGGAAACCCTGGACGCGGTCGAGACGGCGCACAAGGCCGGCTACACCGCCGTGATGTCGCATCGTTCGGGCGAGACCGAGGACGCCACCATCGCCGATCTGGCGGTCGCCACCAACTGCGGGCAGATCAAGACCGGGTCGCTCGCGCGCTCCGACCGGCTGGCGAAATACAACCAGCTCATCCGCATCGAGCAGGACCTCGGCCCTCAGGCGCGCTACGCCGGCGCCTCGATCCTGCGCGGCTGA